Proteins co-encoded in one Planctomycetaceae bacterium genomic window:
- the sufB gene encoding Fe-S cluster assembly protein SufB: MSVDAPSKGDVGVGEYQYGFHDSTDNYAFKSRKGLDAEIVGQISEMKNEPAWMRQFRLRSLEIFESRPMPTWGGDMSDLKFDDIYYYMKAAREQGRSWDDVPEDIRKTYDRLGIPEAEKKYLAGVKAQYESEVVYGSLLEELSKQGVLFTDTDSALRDHPEIFREYFATIIPPEDNKFAALNSAVWSGGSFIYVPPGVSIEFPLQAYFRINSQNMGQFERTLIIVDEGASAHYVEGCTAPTYSSDSLHSAVVEIIVKRGGRFRYTTIQNWSANVYNLVTKRAMAYGDSLMEWVDGNLGSKLTMKYPAIYLMEPGARGETLSIAFAGRNQHQDAGAKMVHCAPYTSSRIISKSISKDGGRSSYRGLVKVEDGAHHSKSNVVCDALILDPASKSDTYPYIEVEEQDVAIEHEASVSKIAEEQLFYLMSRGLTEAEASAMIVTGFIEPLVKELPMEYAVEMNRLIELQMEGSVG; encoded by the coding sequence ATGTCTGTTGACGCACCATCAAAAGGCGACGTGGGAGTTGGTGAATACCAATACGGCTTTCACGATTCCACCGACAACTACGCGTTCAAAAGCCGCAAAGGACTTGATGCAGAAATCGTCGGCCAGATTTCCGAGATGAAAAACGAGCCGGCGTGGATGCGCCAATTCCGGCTGCGTTCTCTGGAGATCTTCGAATCCCGCCCGATGCCGACGTGGGGCGGTGACATGAGTGATCTGAAGTTTGACGACATCTATTACTACATGAAGGCCGCCAGGGAACAGGGCCGAAGCTGGGATGACGTTCCCGAAGATATTCGCAAGACTTATGACCGTCTGGGAATTCCGGAAGCTGAAAAGAAGTACCTGGCCGGCGTTAAGGCTCAGTACGAATCGGAGGTCGTGTACGGCAGCCTGCTGGAGGAATTGTCGAAACAGGGTGTCTTGTTTACCGACACTGACTCCGCACTGCGCGACCATCCCGAGATCTTTCGCGAATACTTCGCGACGATCATTCCCCCGGAAGACAACAAGTTCGCCGCACTGAACAGCGCGGTCTGGTCCGGCGGGTCATTCATCTACGTGCCGCCGGGCGTCAGCATTGAGTTTCCGCTGCAGGCCTATTTCCGTATCAACAGCCAGAACATGGGGCAGTTTGAACGGACACTGATCATTGTCGATGAAGGCGCTTCGGCTCACTACGTCGAAGGCTGCACGGCTCCGACTTACAGCAGCGACAGTCTCCACAGTGCCGTTGTCGAGATCATTGTCAAACGCGGCGGACGGTTCCGCTATACGACCATTCAGAACTGGTCCGCCAACGTCTACAACCTCGTTACCAAACGGGCGATGGCCTACGGCGATTCTCTGATGGAGTGGGTCGACGGGAATCTGGGCAGCAAGCTGACGATGAAGTATCCCGCGATCTATCTGATGGAACCGGGGGCTCGCGGTGAGACACTTTCAATCGCGTTTGCCGGCAGGAATCAGCACCAGGACGCCGGAGCGAAAATGGTCCATTGTGCTCCGTATACCAGCAGCCGCATTATCAGCAAGAGCATCAGCAAGGACGGCGGCCGCAGCAGTTATCGCGGGCTTGTGAAAGTGGAAGACGGTGCCCACCACAGCAAAAGCAACGTGGTTTGCGATGCCCTGATTCTGGATCCGGCCAGCAAGAGCGACACGTATCCCTACATCGAAGTGGAAGAACAGGACGTGGCCATCGAACACGAAGCCAGCGTCAGCAAGATCGCGGAGGAGCAGTTGTTCTACCTGATGAGTCGCGGTCTGACGGAAGCCGAAGCGAGTGCCATGATTGTGACCGGTTTCATTGAACCGCTGGTCAAGGAACTTCCCATGGAATACGCGGTGGAAATGAACCGGCTGATCGAACTGCAGATGGAAGGGTCGGTGGGATAG